The genomic DNA GTCCACCATCCGCATAGAGGTCATCACCAACTTTGGCCAATTCAAAGAATGTTGGCGCGGCTGCCGTCGCTACGCCAACGTCTACTGCGTTGAATTTCCAGTCTCTCGTCCAATGCTTCTGGTGGCGAGTCTTGAACACTTGCGGCCTGCCTTGGGTGACGTTGACGGCCGGGACGCAACAAGGATGAAGAGCGTCGTTGAGCGTTGCGTCGGCGGGGAGTAGCTTTGAAATGACGTCCCGCAATACAGCCGCTTGGTAGCGCGGCTTGTTGCGATGGGCATATAGGTCCAAACCTTTAGCCAATCCCCCGCGGGGAGGCTCATGGGGCGGAAAAATATCCTGCCCATGTGAAACGAAAGTCTCTACTACTTTCCGCATCGGGACCTCGAACGCGACGGCTAGGGCAATGATCCCGCCGATGGAAGTGCCGTACGTCAGGTCAAAGCGTCTGCCAATCGGCATTTCGAGATGGTCCTCTATCTCTTGCAATGCTCGAGCGGTGAAAAGGCCTCGGTAGCCACCACCTGTTAGGGCAAGTGCTTGGAACGGTCGCTGACGGGTCCACTGCATGGGCATCTCGCTGTTTGGTATGTTTGTCACGGCTCGAGGCGGAAAATGCTAACTCAAAGTTGGCAGTCCTAATGCAGATGAAGGCCGGACTACCGCGCGGGGCAAGGGTTACCGCAGACAAGCTTCGCCGCTTATGGTTCGCCACGGACCCGTCCAACATCAGCTGTCACGCTATGACCTGTATTCCAACGACTGCGCGGGCCAGATTGCCTTGATGGCGAGCCCGACTCGGAGTCGGGCCAAACGCTGCCGGTGGTTATGAAGTAGGTTCCCGAAGGGCTAAGGTGGTTGGATTAGATCACCGAATTCCTGAAAGACAGGAGCATTTGAACGCCGTGACGAGCCAATGACCGTGCGCCCGCTCCTGACACCATAGCTGCCACTGGAACCTTGCACGCGAGAGGCCGCAACCGCTGCAGAACCGACGTCTGCCGTGGCAGCTTCAGGCTGGTTGTGACCCTTAGCTCCTGTTCCGGCGAACGGCAGCTTACGGCCATTGCAGTCATACGAGGGGACGATCTTGTTGCGCTATTGGGGGGTACTCAGTTCCGCATCAGTTGTACGGTACCCGGCAAGAATGCTCGACCTTCACGGAGCGCCTTGATCAGCAAATCTGGCGTGGCGCGGATGTGCGCCTCCAGCGCGAGCGCCGCGCGCGCGTCCTGGCCTGCCATGGCCAGCTCGTAAATCTCGGTATGCTCGATGTGCACGTCTCGCACGCTGCCAGGCAACCCCATGGCGCAGAAGCGGTACCGTTCGCTGTGGCGCGATAGCAGGCGCAGTACACGCAGTGTCCAGGGAGAGGCATGACCTGACAGCAGTGCTTCATGAAAGCGCACATTCAACGCCTCCCACTGCCGTCGGCGCGGGGGCGTGATGGGCTGCTCTTCGGCCGACAGTGCGGTGAAGGCTTCGGCCAGCGCAGCGCGCCACTGCGCGTCGCCTCCGCGGATGGATTGGCGCAACGCATCGATCTCGATGTGTATGCGCAGGCTGGTGATGTCCTGCAGTTCCTCCAGCGCTATGGGCGCCACACGAAAGCCGCGCTGCCCTTCCACTGTCACGAGGGCGTCGCTCACCAGCCGCGTGACAGCCTCGCGCAGCGTGCCTGCGCCGACCTGGTACTGCGTGCGCAGGTGCTCGATGCGCAGCTTGCCGCCGGGGGGGAGGCGCCCTTCGACAATGTCGTCGCGCAGGGTGGCGTAGGTGTGTTCAATGAGGGTGCGCGAGGGGTCCCCTGGGGGGGGGGCGCCCTCGGCTGTGTACCCGCCCGGCAGTGCGATCAGGGGGGTAAAGCTGCGTTTGGCCATGGCAATGTGGTGTGGTGGCGTTTACGTTACGGGGCCGTTTGCCGACGCTCCTGCAGGCGCGACAGGCGGTAGCTGAGCTGTGGACGGGTCAGGCCCAGCGCGCGCGCCGCCGCCGCAAGGTTGCCACCCGCGCGCGCCACGGCTTCGCGGATCAGGGTGTCTTCCAGCGCGTCCAGCGTCAGGCCGCTGGCCTGCAGCGTGTCGTACAAGTTGGCGCTTTGCTGGGTGTGCGACTCGCTCTCCAGCGCACCGGCCGCGTTCACGGTGTGCGCTGTGGGTATGGCCGACGTAGGAAACAGCATTGAGGCATCCACCAGGTCGTCCTGCGGCGCCAGGATCACGCCGCGCTCGACGAGGTTTTCCAGCTCGCGCACGTTGCCGGGCCATTCATGCTGGCGCATGGCGGTCATGGCCAGGTCGGTGAAGCCCGCCAAGCGCTTGCCGTGCATGGCGGCGTAGCGCTGCAGCAGGTGCATTGCCAGCAGCTCGATGTCGTCCACTCGATCACGCAGCGCCGGGATGCGGATGGGATAGACGTTCAGCCGGTACAGCAGGTCGCGCCGAAAGCTCCCTTCCTCCACGGCTTTTTCCAGATCCACGTTGGTGGCGGCCACCACGCGCACGTCCACCTTGCGCGGCTGCGTGCCACCCAGGCGTTCTACCTCGCCCTGTTGCAGCACCCGCAGCAGCTTAGCCTGTGCGGGCAGAGGCAGCTCGCCCAGTTCGTCCAGCAACAGCGTGCCGCCGTGCGCGCGCTCGAAGCGGCCCACGCGTGCGGCGGTGGCGCCGGTGTAGGCGCCCTTCTCGGCTCCGAACAGCTCGCTCTCGATCAGCTCGGCGGGCAGCGCCGCGCAGTTCACGGCCACGAAGGGCTTGTCGGCCCGCGGTCCCATGGCGTGCAGGGCGCGCGCAAAGCGTTCCTTGCCCACGCCCGTTTCGCCGGTCAGCAGCACCGTGACCTGCGTGGGGGCGGCCTTGCGCAGCAGCTCCACCGTGTCGTTGAACGCGCGTGAGTGGCCCAGCAAAGGTCCCTGGTCGTCCACGGGCTGCAGCTGGGTGCGCAGCGCCTCCACCTGGGACTGCAGCTCGTCCAGGCGCACGAGCATCGAGTCGGGATCGTAGTCGCGCGCCAGCTGTTCGCCGTCGGGCCACTCGTGCACGAAGCGGCCTTCGATCAGGCAATGCGCGTGGCCGCAGGCCGTGCACTGCACTTCCTTGAACAGGGTGGGGCGGCGAAAGAACGCGCTGGTATAGCCCGAGGCATAGCCCAGCAGCATCCAGCACACGGGTTCGTCCTGCGGGCCCCAGGCACGCTGGTGCACCTCGGCCTCCCAGCTGTGGTCCCACTGGAAGATGCCGTGAAAGTGGTCTGCAGCCTCGTCCAGCTCGAACACCTGCGGCTGCACGCGCACCGCGCCTTCCAGCATGTGCAACTGTGGCCCCACGGCAAAGGTGTCGAACAGCGACGCGCCCGGCCGCACCTGGCGCGCCAGCAGCGCGTCGCGCTCGCCGGAGGCATACCCCGCGCGCATCAGCAGGCGGCGCGTGTGCACCGCCCCCAGGCTGGCGACCAATTCGCGTCGCAGCGCCTGGAAGGCCGCCGCGTGCACCAGCAGCATGCGCTGGTCCGCCAGCCAGATGCGGCCATCGACGGGGGAAAAGTGCACCAAGCGGCGCAGGTCCGCGTCGGAGGGGAAGGGCGGCAGGGCGGTCGCGGGCATAAGGAAAGTATCGATAAACAGGGTTTCTGTGTCCATCAGGGCGGACCCTTGGCCACTTCTTCATCATTTCATCAATTGGCCGATAGCGGTGGTGAGCAAAACATCATGCTGCTGTGCAGCAATCGCATGTACCGCCACTCGGGCAGACGCGGCGACGGGGTCCAGCAGGGCCGGATGGAGTGGGTTTTGTAGGGACTAACCCTGAATTTATCGAGATTTTTGCGATAGATGGCATGCGTTGGCACGGCCCGTGCAAAACGGTGCATGCAAAGCCGCACAGGAGATCACCATGCACCGCCCCGCCAACGCCGAACTGCACGCTACCGCGCAACCCGTCTGCGATCTGTCGCAGCGATTCGTGCGCGTGCTGGGGCGCCGTGACAACGGCTTTGTCGAGTTCGCGTTCTCGGTCGGATGGCCCGAGCTGACCGTGGAGCTTCTGCTCCCGGAGATGGCGTTCGAGGCCTTCTGCGTGGACCACCGCGTGCGCCGCCTGGACGACTGAGCCGGGTTCCCATAAACACCAACAGGAGACAAGCCCCCATGAACATCGACCTGCAGGCGCGTGAGATCCAACCGCTGCGCCACACTTTTGCCCGCGTGGCGGCCCATACGGGCGACAAGCCTTCGTCGCGCTACCTGGAAGCCACGGTGGGCGTGCAGCCCACCGCGAACTTCCATTACCGCCCGACCTGGGAGCCAGAGTTCGAGTTGTTCGACACCGCTCGCACGGCCGTCAAGATGGCCGACTGGGACGCGTTACGCGATCCGCGCCAGTTCTATTACGCCAACTGGACCATGGCGCGGGCCCGTCAGCAGGAGGCGATGGAGGCCAATTACCAGTTCGTGGAATCACGCGGGCTGATCGACAAGATTCCGGACACGCAGCGCGCTGCCGCCTGCGAAGTGCTTATGCCGCTGCGCCACGCGGCCTGGGGCGCGAACATGAACAACTGCACCATCTGCTCACGCGGTTATGGCACGGCGTTCACGGCGCCGGCCATGTTCCACGCCATGGATCACCTGGCCGTGGCGCAGTACATCACGCGCCTGGGGCTGGCCCTGGGCGAGCCCGGCGCACTCGACGCGGGCCAGAACGACTGGCTGCACGACCCGCGCTGGCAGGTGCTGCGCCGGCTGGTGGAGGACACGCTGGTGGTCCAGGACCCGTTCGAGTTGTTCGTGGCACAGAACCTGGCGCTCGATGGCCTGCAGTACCCACTGATCTACACGCATTTTGTGGACGACCACCTGGCAGTGCAGGGCGGCACGGCGGTCGCCATGCTGACCGCCTTCATGCCCGAGTGGCATGACGAGAGCGCGCGCTGGGTGGACGCGGTCATCAAGGTGGCCGCTGCAGTATCGGACGACAACCGGGCGCTGATCACCGATTGGTTCAAGACCTATGCCGATCTGGCGCAGGCCGCGCTGGCACCGGTGGCGGACCGCGCACTGGGTGCGCAAGGCGCCGAGGCCCTGGCCGATGTGCGCACAGCGCTGGACGCGCGGGCTCGCAAGTCCGGCTTGGTCGTCTAGAGGAAGTCATCACCATGAACGCATCTACCGTT from Acidovorax sp. A79 includes the following:
- a CDS encoding GntR family transcriptional regulator, translated to MAKRSFTPLIALPGGYTAEGAPPPGDPSRTLIEHTYATLRDDIVEGRLPPGGKLRIEHLRTQYQVGAGTLREAVTRLVSDALVTVEGQRGFRVAPIALEELQDITSLRIHIEIDALRQSIRGGDAQWRAALAEAFTALSAEEQPITPPRRRQWEALNVRFHEALLSGHASPWTLRVLRLLSRHSERYRFCAMGLPGSVRDVHIEHTEIYELAMAGQDARAALALEAHIRATPDLLIKALREGRAFLPGTVQLMRN
- a CDS encoding phenol hydroxylase subunit — protein: MHRPANAELHATAQPVCDLSQRFVRVLGRRDNGFVEFAFSVGWPELTVELLLPEMAFEAFCVDHRVRRLDD
- a CDS encoding phenol hydroxylase, which produces MNIDLQAREIQPLRHTFARVAAHTGDKPSSRYLEATVGVQPTANFHYRPTWEPEFELFDTARTAVKMADWDALRDPRQFYYANWTMARARQQEAMEANYQFVESRGLIDKIPDTQRAAACEVLMPLRHAAWGANMNNCTICSRGYGTAFTAPAMFHAMDHLAVAQYITRLGLALGEPGALDAGQNDWLHDPRWQVLRRLVEDTLVVQDPFELFVAQNLALDGLQYPLIYTHFVDDHLAVQGGTAVAMLTAFMPEWHDESARWVDAVIKVAAAVSDDNRALITDWFKTYADLAQAALAPVADRALGAQGAEALADVRTALDARARKSGLVV
- a CDS encoding sigma-54-dependent Fis family transcriptional regulator, with the protein product MPATALPPFPSDADLRRLVHFSPVDGRIWLADQRMLLVHAAAFQALRRELVASLGAVHTRRLLMRAGYASGERDALLARQVRPGASLFDTFAVGPQLHMLEGAVRVQPQVFELDEAADHFHGIFQWDHSWEAEVHQRAWGPQDEPVCWMLLGYASGYTSAFFRRPTLFKEVQCTACGHAHCLIEGRFVHEWPDGEQLARDYDPDSMLVRLDELQSQVEALRTQLQPVDDQGPLLGHSRAFNDTVELLRKAAPTQVTVLLTGETGVGKERFARALHAMGPRADKPFVAVNCAALPAELIESELFGAEKGAYTGATAARVGRFERAHGGTLLLDELGELPLPAQAKLLRVLQQGEVERLGGTQPRKVDVRVVAATNVDLEKAVEEGSFRRDLLYRLNVYPIRIPALRDRVDDIELLAMHLLQRYAAMHGKRLAGFTDLAMTAMRQHEWPGNVRELENLVERGVILAPQDDLVDASMLFPTSAIPTAHTVNAAGALESESHTQQSANLYDTLQASGLTLDALEDTLIREAVARAGGNLAAAARALGLTRPQLSYRLSRLQERRQTAP
- a CDS encoding CBASS cGAMP-activated phospholipase, encoding MQWTRQRPFQALALTGGGYRGLFTARALQEIEDHLEMPIGRRFDLTYGTSIGGIIALAVAFEVPMRKVVETFVSHGQDIFPPHEPPRGGLAKGLDLYAHRNKPRYQAAVLRDVISKLLPADATLNDALHPCCVPAVNVTQGRPQVFKTRHQKHWTRDWKFNAVDVGVATAAAPTFFELAKVGDDLYADGGLFANAPDLLALHEAENYFNVRPGEGEFRLLSVGTTTKSYSVSFSAGQQFGVMDWMDDARLFSVTISAQQQLVDQLMRHKLQANYVRLDKEPSDAQASDLGLDIASETAQKTLLALAAKATSDILGTDLQPFLAHEPQVELFR